The window GTGTCACCATAATAACCAAACGTGTTTTAGCAATTTCTTTCAAAATCTCCATAACTTGTGTGCTGGTCTGGCTGTCAAGTGCCCCCGTCGGCTCATCGGCCAAAATGATATCTGGATTATTGATCAACGCCCGCGCAATGGCAACGCGTTGCATCTGCCCACCCGACAGTTGGTTAGGCTTTTTACGAAACTGGTCACCCAGGCCTACATCAATAAGTGCCTGTTTGGCGCGCTTGCGACGCGCCCGTGCCGAAACGCCCGACAACGTCAGCGCAATTTCAACATTTTGCAGCACCGTTTGGTGGCCGATGAGATTATAGCTTTGAAATACAAAGCCAACTGAACAGTTGCGATAGGCATCCCAATCAGCATTTTTGAATTGCTTAGTTGATTTTCCACCGATGATTAAATCGCCGCTGTCATAGCGGTCCAGCCCGCCAACAAGATTGAGCAACGTCGTCTTGCCGCAGCCCGATGGACCGAGAATAGATACAAATTCACTATCACGAAACGCCATTGACACGCCATTGAGAGCAGTCACCGTTTCAGCAGCTTTGTATGTTTTGCGGATATTTTCGAGTTTCAGTTTGAGCATGTGTTATAAAATGTCCTTTCAAATGATAGGGGACGATTGCGATCGTCCCACAACTTATATTAGTATATCAAACAAATATTAGCACAATATGAACAGATAGCCATTGCATATATTTTAAAACGCCACAAATGACAGCTGCCCATCTGTGAAACGACTAAGGCGTGTAAAACCGACCTCGCGCAACAACGCCTGCCCCGCCTGCAAGTTGGCACCCACACGGTCGGCTGTATGCGCGTCGGAGCCGATGGTAATAATCTCACCGCCGCATTCACGATACAATTTTAGCAATGGCAAATCGGGATGAGTACGGTTGCCTTGTTCAGGCCTATCCATGCCGGCTACGTTGAGCTCAATGCCCAAGCCCTTATCGATGACCACGTTGAACAACTCGACAATCCGCGGATAATAGCGCGTAAAGTCAATGTTGAGTTCCTTAGGGATATACCGCAATGGATATGTCAAATGTCCCAATACCGAAAATTTGCCCCAAGCCACCAGTTCAAACAACTCATCGACATACAAATTCAGCACCTCATACGCTGACTCAGCACAATTAAAGGTGAGAAAATAAAAATCAAGGGCAAGTTTCAAGTTGTGAAGTGAGCCGATGGTAAATTCCGGCTGATAGTCACGCATCAATGCATCAGCAGCACTGAGGTCATGGTGCGCCTGTCCCAACTCCATGCCTCGCACAAGCGACACATCTGGATATAAGGCGCGCACGCGCTCAAATTCTTTTTCTGTAACCAAACAGTCGCTTTCCGGCTTTTGTCCACACAAATCAATGTGGTCGGTAATGGCAAGCTCGGCAACGCCAGCATTTCGTGCGGCTTGTGCCATGGCGTCAAGACTGTCGCGCCCATCAAACGAAGCAGCTGTATGGGTATGGTAATCGTAAAGCATATATCCTCCATGCAGAGCGCAATATCTCCATTGCGCTGCAAATTGTGCTACACCCAGTATACGGCAAACACAGTCAGAATTCAAGTGCTTTTTAGCCATTGACATTTGATGAATGCTCGTGTATAGTAGGTATAGCGTTCTAAATTAAATTATGAAAAGAGGAAACCCCATGAAAACAAAACGTATCGGTGCGGCTCTTATCGCTGTCGCACTTGTCGCGATGTTACTCTTAACCGCCTGCGGCGGCGGTGGCTCCAGCACAAGCCTCAGCGGCACATTCTCCGACGACTTGGGCGAGATTTCGGTTACATTCAGCGGACAGAACAACATCGAAATCACAGAGTACGGCTTTACTGTTTCAGGTACATACCGTTTGAATGACGGCGTCATTACTGTTTCAGTCAGCCGTTCTGCAGTGCGCGCCGCGATGGAAGCCCAAATGGAAGAAATGGAACTTTCACTGGAAGAGTTTGCCGACGAAATTGAAGAAGAGCTTGACCTCATCATGGAAGAGTTTGCCGAAATGGAACTCATTTGGGA of the Oscillospiraceae bacterium genome contains:
- a CDS encoding histidinol-phosphatase HisJ family protein, whose protein sequence is MLYDYHTHTAASFDGRDSLDAMAQAARNAGVAELAITDHIDLCGQKPESDCLVTEKEFERVRALYPDVSLVRGMELGQAHHDLSAADALMRDYQPEFTIGSLHNLKLALDFYFLTFNCAESAYEVLNLYVDELFELVAWGKFSVLGHLTYPLRYIPKELNIDFTRYYPRIVELFNVVIDKGLGIELNVAGMDRPEQGNRTHPDLPLLKLYRECGGEIITIGSDAHTADRVGANLQAGQALLREVGFTRLSRFTDGQLSFVAF